In Paludisphaera rhizosphaerae, a single window of DNA contains:
- a CDS encoding alpha/beta hydrolase has protein sequence MNAPILLLALAASAWADDVVVRKDVSYLGPDRAEKLDLYLPAAEPKPGETRPAVVIIHGGGWTGGDKGAKREIQIGTTLAQHGYVCASINYVLAKPGSPTWPDNLKECKRAVRWLRKNAAELHVDTDHIGAIGGSAGGHLTAMLAVTDPSDGFEPAEDPGISTRVQAAVPMYAHMAAGFDRDHSMFKSKLKDDPETYRLAAPIEHVTKDDPPMLLLHGTADTTTPIEHSNKMAAKLKEIGVPSQLVIVEGAPHSFALKPRQRDLTDLVVGFFDEHLKPAKTAAGR, from the coding sequence ATGAACGCCCCGATCCTGCTCCTCGCCCTGGCTGCTTCCGCGTGGGCCGACGACGTGGTCGTCCGCAAGGACGTCTCGTACCTCGGCCCCGACCGCGCGGAGAAGCTCGACCTGTACCTGCCGGCGGCCGAGCCCAAGCCCGGCGAGACCCGGCCGGCGGTGGTCATCATCCACGGCGGCGGCTGGACGGGGGGCGACAAGGGGGCCAAGCGCGAGATCCAGATCGGCACGACCCTCGCGCAGCACGGCTACGTCTGCGCCAGCATCAACTACGTCCTGGCCAAGCCCGGCAGCCCGACCTGGCCCGACAACCTCAAGGAGTGCAAGCGGGCCGTCCGCTGGCTCCGCAAGAACGCCGCCGAGCTGCACGTCGACACCGACCACATCGGCGCAATCGGCGGCTCGGCCGGCGGCCACCTAACGGCCATGCTCGCCGTGACAGACCCATCCGACGGCTTCGAGCCGGCCGAGGATCCCGGCATCTCCACCCGCGTCCAGGCCGCCGTCCCGATGTACGCCCATATGGCCGCCGGCTTCGACCGCGACCACTCCATGTTCAAGTCCAAGCTCAAGGACGACCCCGAGACTTACCGCCTCGCCGCCCCCATCGAGCACGTCACCAAAGACGACCCGCCCATGCTCCTGCTCCACGGCACGGCCGACACGACCACGCCCATCGAGCACTCCAATAAGATGGCCGCCAAGCTCAAGGAGATCGGCGTCCCCTCGCAACTGGTCATCGTCGAAGGCGCCCCGCACAGCTTCGCCCTCAAGCCCCGCCAACGCGACCTGACGGACCTCGTCGTCGGCTTCTTCGACGAGCACCTCAAACCGGCGAAGACCGCCGCAGGACGCTGA
- a CDS encoding DUF1501 domain-containing protein — protein MDRPGPRQPAHSHAHDHGQGHAFTGLRAREREGLVVADRRGMLKASLAGLAGLSMPDLLRLRATASGTRPPGGKAVILLWMAGGPSQIDTWDPKPGRPLENRGPFGTIQTKLPGVLICEHLPKQAAMLDKFTILRSVDAQHSNHEPNKVFQTANLDAEPRVSPSKDLYPSIGSIVARHHGSNAPGIPPYIAFQTSRTHVAYAGYLGKRYDPFIANQACKLPIYNNVGVDSGRMSPAGFFNLPGGLTHERLKNRRALLEDLDNLRRTLDSSPDVAAMDRFNQEAVDLLVGRRAQQAFDLENEPKESRERYGKHLWCQQALLARRLVEAGAAFVTLDLSYHTASGTWDTHGDNIPPYGGISKGLKPLLPLFDHLITTLVSDLEERGMLDDVLVVAMGEFGRTPQMGTQGSTDGRNHWNPVMSMCLAGGGLKHGQVIGSTEADGGHIKDRPIRPSDLAATIYRHMGVPLDATYEDTEGRPHFIVADNGQPIAELF, from the coding sequence ATGGACCGACCGGGCCCCCGCCAGCCGGCTCACAGCCACGCCCATGACCACGGCCAGGGACACGCCTTCACGGGCCTCCGCGCCCGCGAACGCGAAGGCCTCGTCGTCGCCGACCGCCGAGGCATGCTCAAGGCGAGCCTCGCCGGCCTCGCCGGACTCTCCATGCCCGACCTGCTGCGGCTCCGCGCAACGGCCTCCGGCACGCGACCGCCCGGAGGCAAGGCCGTCATCCTCCTCTGGATGGCCGGCGGCCCCAGCCAGATCGACACCTGGGACCCCAAGCCCGGCCGACCGCTGGAGAACCGCGGACCGTTCGGGACGATCCAGACCAAGCTCCCGGGCGTCCTGATCTGCGAGCACCTGCCGAAGCAGGCCGCGATGCTCGACAAGTTCACCATCCTCCGATCGGTCGACGCCCAGCACAGCAACCACGAGCCCAACAAGGTCTTCCAGACCGCCAACCTGGACGCCGAGCCCCGCGTCAGCCCGAGCAAGGACCTCTATCCGTCCATCGGCTCGATCGTCGCCAGGCACCACGGCTCCAACGCGCCGGGGATCCCGCCATACATCGCCTTCCAGACCTCGCGGACCCACGTCGCCTACGCCGGCTATCTCGGCAAGCGGTACGACCCGTTCATCGCCAACCAGGCCTGCAAGCTGCCGATCTACAACAACGTCGGCGTCGACTCCGGCCGGATGTCTCCCGCCGGGTTCTTCAACCTCCCCGGCGGCCTGACCCACGAACGCCTGAAGAACCGCCGCGCCTTGCTGGAAGACCTCGACAACCTCCGCCGCACTCTGGACAGTTCCCCCGACGTCGCCGCGATGGACCGTTTCAACCAGGAAGCCGTTGACCTCCTCGTCGGCCGTCGCGCCCAGCAGGCCTTCGACCTGGAGAACGAGCCGAAGGAGAGCCGCGAGCGCTACGGCAAGCACCTCTGGTGTCAGCAGGCCTTGCTGGCCCGTCGTCTGGTCGAAGCCGGCGCGGCCTTCGTGACGCTCGACCTGAGCTACCACACGGCTTCCGGCACCTGGGACACCCACGGCGACAACATCCCCCCCTACGGCGGCATCAGCAAGGGGCTCAAGCCGCTGCTCCCCCTGTTCGACCACCTCATCACCACGCTGGTCTCCGATCTTGAAGAGCGCGGGATGCTCGACGACGTGTTGGTCGTGGCGATGGGCGAGTTCGGCCGGACGCCCCAGATGGGGACGCAGGGAAGCACCGACGGCCGCAACCACTGGAACCCCGTCATGTCGATGTGCCTGGCCGGCGGCGGCCTGAAGCATGGCCAGGTCATCGGCTCGACCGAGGCCGACGGCGGCCACATCAAGGACCGCCCGATCCGCCCCAGCGACCTCGCCGCCACCATCTACCGCCACATGGGCGTACCGCTCGACGCGACCTACGAGGACACCGAGGGCCGCCCTCACTTCATCGTCGCCGACAACGGCCAGCCCATCGCCGAGTTGTTCTGA
- a CDS encoding MotA/TolQ/ExbB proton channel family protein, producing the protein MSHFRSKFLRMLAALVCLSAAVARGQDASAPPPAPAAGGTSAPTVEAKPAVDRNAMRRMLLTANPMLWPLAACSILTVGFALERFLALRRKRIAPPDFVDRFLERLASGKLDRDRALELCKAHDCVAGRVFGHAVRAWGRPGAEIRQTVAFDSAGEVVELKRNLRVLSAMATLGPLLGLLGTVVGIIQSFDALGGKAGPQRGEMLAQGISLALVATAFGLGIAIFAVAAYYFLLNRLEVLTREVDEYARQVVDMVSGDVVRPAALDRRVPQGLPGDVSRTQETRVV; encoded by the coding sequence ATGTCCCATTTCCGCTCGAAGTTCCTCCGGATGCTGGCTGCGCTTGTCTGCCTCTCCGCGGCCGTCGCGAGGGGACAGGACGCCTCGGCGCCGCCGCCGGCTCCCGCCGCCGGCGGGACGTCAGCGCCGACGGTTGAGGCCAAGCCGGCCGTCGATCGCAACGCGATGCGCCGCATGCTCTTGACGGCCAACCCGATGCTCTGGCCGCTGGCCGCGTGCTCGATCCTCACCGTCGGGTTTGCCTTGGAGCGGTTCCTGGCGCTTCGGCGGAAGCGGATCGCCCCGCCCGACTTCGTCGATCGCTTCCTGGAGCGGTTGGCGTCAGGCAAACTCGACCGCGACCGGGCGTTGGAGCTGTGCAAGGCCCACGACTGCGTCGCCGGCCGCGTCTTCGGCCACGCCGTCCGTGCCTGGGGCCGGCCCGGGGCCGAGATCCGCCAGACGGTCGCCTTCGACTCGGCGGGCGAGGTCGTGGAATTGAAGCGGAACCTCCGGGTCCTCTCCGCGATGGCGACGCTCGGCCCGCTGCTAGGACTGCTGGGGACGGTCGTCGGCATCATCCAGTCGTTCGACGCCCTGGGAGGGAAGGCCGGCCCGCAGCGAGGCGAGATGCTCGCCCAGGGGATCAGCCTGGCGCTCGTGGCCACGGCCTTCGGGCTGGGGATCGCCATCTTCGCCGTCGCCGCGTATTACTTCTTGCTCAACCGCCTGGAGGTCCTGACCCGCGAGGTCGACGAGTACGCGCGGCAGGTCGTGGACATGGTCTCCGGCGACGTCGTCCGGCCCGCGGCGCTCGACCGTCGCGTCCCTCAGGGCTTGCCCGGCGACGTCTCTCGCACCCAGGAGACGCGCGTCGTCTGA
- a CDS encoding ExbD/TolR family protein, with amino-acid sequence MLSSRLQAQDESPFINMTPMVDVILCLLVFFMAATRLYDWDESEFAVKVPEVADAAPLTAAPDDLVLTVVAPGKVAVGEDVHDLGSLTALLTRARSRYANQGVMIRGEATLAYQDLADVLSVCDTAGIRNVRLPVRSRDESKKTGGSEAP; translated from the coding sequence ATGCTTTCCAGCCGCCTCCAGGCCCAGGACGAGTCGCCCTTCATCAACATGACGCCCATGGTGGACGTCATCCTCTGCCTGTTGGTGTTCTTCATGGCGGCCACTCGTCTGTATGATTGGGACGAGAGCGAGTTCGCGGTGAAGGTGCCGGAAGTCGCCGACGCCGCCCCGCTGACCGCCGCCCCCGACGATCTGGTGCTGACCGTGGTCGCGCCCGGGAAAGTCGCCGTGGGGGAAGACGTTCACGACCTGGGCTCGCTGACCGCCCTCCTCACCCGGGCCCGCTCGCGATACGCCAACCAGGGCGTGATGATCCGAGGCGAGGCGACCCTAGCCTACCAGGACCTGGCCGACGTCCTCTCGGTCTGCGACACGGCCGGAATCCGCAACGTCCGGCTCCCGGTCCGCTCTCGCGACGAATCGAAGAAAACCGGGGGATCGGAAGCCCCCTGA
- a CDS encoding DedA family protein codes for MELARQLFEFVIHFSPESLNQMAQMVGPWLYVILFAIIFAETGLVVTPFLPGDSLLFAAGAVAAHPESPIKLLPLTVLLIIAAILGDALNYAIGWYIGPKVFSREDSRLLNRNHLMQAHEFYEKYGAVTIILARFMPIVRTFAPFVAGIGRMNYGRFALYNVTGGVAWVAMFLLGGWWFAGSEIVQKNFKLVILAILVVSVLPAVVEFIRARSKAKKAVESAAKDDEPAEKGAERETADVAE; via the coding sequence ATGGAGCTCGCCCGACAGCTTTTCGAGTTCGTGATCCACTTCAGCCCGGAGTCGCTCAACCAGATGGCCCAGATGGTCGGGCCCTGGCTCTACGTGATCCTCTTCGCGATCATTTTCGCCGAGACGGGCCTGGTGGTGACCCCCTTCCTGCCGGGCGACTCGCTGCTCTTCGCCGCCGGCGCGGTGGCCGCGCACCCGGAGTCGCCGATCAAGCTCCTGCCGCTGACCGTGCTCCTGATCATTGCGGCGATCCTGGGCGACGCCCTCAACTATGCGATCGGCTGGTACATCGGCCCCAAGGTCTTCTCGCGTGAGGACTCTCGGCTCCTCAACCGCAACCACCTGATGCAGGCCCACGAGTTCTACGAGAAGTACGGCGCGGTCACGATCATCCTGGCCCGGTTCATGCCGATCGTCCGGACGTTCGCCCCGTTCGTGGCGGGCATCGGTCGGATGAACTACGGGCGGTTCGCGCTTTACAACGTCACCGGAGGGGTCGCCTGGGTCGCGATGTTCCTGCTCGGCGGCTGGTGGTTCGCCGGCAGTGAGATCGTCCAGAAGAACTTCAAGCTGGTGATTCTGGCGATCCTGGTCGTCTCGGTCCTCCCCGCGGTCGTGGAGTTCATCCGGGCGCGGAGCAAGGCGAAGAAGGCGGTCGAATCTGCGGCGAAGGATGACGAGCCGGCCGAGAAGGGCGCCGAACGGGAGACGGCCGACGTCGCCGAGTGA
- a CDS encoding type II toxin-antitoxin system Phd/YefM family antitoxin, which produces MAEKTSDSPVRIIGSRELHQNLPGILRELENDKVRYVLTVHGKPRAVLVGAEPYLSMILNGKKSSEALVGLQLTALLGGDLGAVPLDDLERALDQRGD; this is translated from the coding sequence ATGGCGGAGAAGACGTCGGACTCACCCGTGCGGATCATCGGCAGTCGAGAGCTGCACCAGAACCTGCCGGGGATTCTCCGGGAGCTGGAGAACGACAAGGTCCGTTACGTCCTCACCGTCCACGGCAAGCCCCGCGCGGTCCTCGTCGGCGCCGAACCGTACCTCAGCATGATCCTCAACGGCAAGAAGTCGAGCGAGGCGCTGGTCGGGCTTCAGCTCACCGCGCTTTTGGGAGGCGACCTCGGCGCCGTGCCTCTCGACGACCTGGAGAGGGCCCTCGACCAGCGCGGCGACTGA
- a CDS encoding neutral/alkaline non-lysosomal ceramidase N-terminal domain-containing protein: MRIQISLAVFGFLVSFATAAEPGGAFRAGFAACDVTPDAPVPMWGYGARHDVLSQGVHDRLSARVVVVEAGEMRTAIVGMDLGRGPTTAMMAEIRRTLAPRRFAGILIGGSHTHHGPVIELTDAPGRGRGKFDAAVAYARDLPAKLAAAIAEADDRLEPVQIRAAAKDVSLNRNRHSKRSPQSTDPRLTVIRLDRPDGSPLALLVNFAAHPVMRSPELLEFSADYPGAMRATIEADLKAPAVFLQGAGGDMSPNPPDEASKGPDEFGRLLGLAALEAARSAKEADPIRPTIAVAVESQRFGLRLDLANPINRVLYGRAFFPELVENVSAEFDGGMTLESTTVLLGDSIGLIGLPGEPFHAHATRLRERADLPFPLILGYCNGHFLYLPTIEAASEGGYGADPRMSPIALGAGEALLDQALIALYRMRGKFPGER; this comes from the coding sequence GTGCGGATCCAAATCAGCCTGGCCGTCTTCGGATTCCTGGTCTCGTTCGCAACGGCCGCCGAACCCGGGGGCGCGTTCCGCGCGGGGTTCGCCGCGTGCGACGTGACCCCTGACGCTCCGGTCCCCATGTGGGGCTACGGAGCCCGCCACGACGTCCTCTCGCAGGGCGTCCACGACCGGCTTTCCGCCCGGGTGGTCGTGGTCGAGGCCGGCGAGATGAGGACGGCGATCGTCGGGATGGACCTGGGCCGAGGGCCGACGACCGCCATGATGGCCGAGATCCGCCGGACGCTCGCCCCGCGACGGTTCGCCGGGATCCTCATCGGCGGCAGCCACACCCATCACGGCCCGGTGATCGAGCTGACCGACGCCCCAGGCCGGGGGCGAGGCAAGTTCGACGCGGCCGTCGCCTACGCCCGCGACCTCCCGGCGAAGCTGGCGGCAGCCATCGCCGAGGCCGACGACCGCCTGGAACCCGTCCAGATCCGGGCGGCGGCGAAGGACGTCTCCCTGAACCGCAACCGGCACTCGAAGCGTTCCCCCCAGTCGACCGACCCCCGGCTGACCGTGATTCGGCTCGACCGTCCCGACGGCTCGCCGCTGGCCCTGCTCGTGAACTTCGCCGCGCATCCAGTGATGCGATCGCCCGAACTCCTGGAGTTCTCGGCCGACTACCCCGGAGCGATGCGGGCGACGATCGAGGCCGACCTGAAAGCCCCGGCCGTCTTTCTTCAGGGGGCCGGCGGGGACATGAGCCCCAACCCTCCCGACGAAGCCTCGAAGGGCCCCGACGAGTTCGGCCGCCTGCTGGGCCTGGCGGCTCTCGAAGCGGCCCGGTCGGCGAAGGAGGCCGATCCGATCCGACCGACGATCGCCGTGGCCGTCGAGTCGCAGCGGTTCGGGCTGAGGCTGGACCTGGCGAACCCGATCAACCGGGTCCTCTACGGCCGGGCTTTCTTCCCGGAACTGGTGGAGAACGTCTCCGCCGAGTTCGACGGCGGCATGACCCTGGAATCGACGACCGTCCTGCTGGGCGACTCGATCGGCCTGATCGGCCTCCCCGGCGAACCCTTCCACGCCCACGCCACGCGGCTCCGAGAGCGAGCCGACCTCCCCTTCCCTCTGATCCTGGGTTACTGCAACGGCCACTTCCTCTACCTGCCGACGATCGAGGCGGCCTCCGAGGGTGGGTACGGGGCCGACCCCCGGATGTCGCCCATCGCCCTGGGGGCCGGCGAAGCCCTGCTTGACCAGGCGTTGATCGCCCTCTACCGGATGCGCGGCAAGTTCCCCGGCGAGCGTTGA
- a CDS encoding RNA polymerase sigma factor, with translation MRRVATAERDVERLLRDGIDPPDARLLHRFLHDRDESAFETLVDRHGPLVLSVCRRYLRDPRDVEDAFQATFLVLVRKGGDLRDRDALASWLYGVARRVALRARSNALTRRDREGGRSEILDESTVEPPPLVDDALETLDEELARLPEKYRAPLILCHLKGRTYDQAAAELGWPPGTVRSRTARARALLRGRLTRRGVNASATLPLLRLTPAVPASLVAATVAAVGRFPASPNGPVAALAQGVMTAMSLSSSKLLKIALGLFAGVSVVAGSIAFGGYLAQNGPERPKAEQTTKAPTAEVQDKPAVKANADEPRELEKKLDRIAELLARPSAALPLSTITSGSLDDLTFKAFDTGDVREIEAELLNAYPAYQAITDRYEGLGALVRRDTDPAVRAVAPKVKADLEVAVKPVRLLMARLLRMRGEQENLNRTLQQDKDRYNKLVSEFFTLVDRGNIDPSRLVRGLPQIEKPVEDARLSLGESLRVDLLRQEISLLLPHVRRLEVLREPMDRRAVDVERLIKWTREHFKEIPLTIDDAAADAK, from the coding sequence ATGCGACGAGTAGCAACGGCCGAACGGGACGTGGAGCGGCTGCTTCGGGACGGGATCGACCCGCCCGATGCTCGATTGCTGCATCGGTTTCTCCACGATCGCGACGAATCGGCCTTCGAGACTCTCGTCGATCGCCACGGGCCGCTGGTGCTGTCGGTCTGCCGTCGCTATCTCCGCGACCCTCGCGACGTGGAGGACGCCTTCCAGGCGACGTTCCTCGTCCTGGTCCGAAAGGGCGGCGACCTGCGCGATCGGGACGCGCTGGCGAGCTGGCTGTACGGCGTCGCCCGCCGGGTGGCGCTCCGGGCCCGGTCGAACGCATTGACGCGTCGCGACCGTGAAGGAGGCCGGTCGGAGATTCTCGACGAATCCACGGTCGAACCACCGCCGCTGGTCGACGACGCATTGGAGACGTTGGACGAAGAACTCGCCCGGCTGCCCGAGAAGTACCGGGCGCCGTTGATCCTCTGTCACCTGAAGGGTCGGACCTACGACCAGGCGGCGGCCGAGCTGGGCTGGCCGCCGGGGACGGTCCGCAGCCGGACGGCCCGAGCGCGGGCGTTGCTCCGCGGTCGCCTGACGCGCCGGGGCGTCAACGCTTCGGCGACTCTCCCCCTGCTCCGTTTGACGCCGGCCGTCCCCGCGTCGCTCGTCGCGGCGACCGTCGCCGCCGTCGGCCGTTTCCCCGCATCCCCCAATGGGCCGGTCGCGGCCCTGGCCCAGGGAGTCATGACCGCCATGAGCCTGTCATCGTCGAAGCTGCTCAAGATCGCCCTCGGACTCTTCGCCGGGGTTTCCGTCGTCGCCGGCTCGATCGCCTTCGGCGGGTATCTGGCCCAAAACGGGCCCGAAAGGCCGAAGGCCGAACAGACGACAAAGGCGCCCACGGCAGAGGTTCAGGATAAGCCCGCCGTCAAAGCCAACGCGGATGAGCCTCGGGAATTGGAGAAAAAGCTCGACCGGATCGCCGAACTCCTGGCTCGACCGTCAGCGGCTCTTCCGCTGTCGACCATCACCTCGGGGAGCCTTGACGACCTGACGTTCAAGGCTTTTGACACCGGGGATGTGCGGGAGATCGAGGCGGAGCTTCTCAATGCATATCCGGCCTACCAGGCTATCACTGACCGATATGAAGGATTGGGCGCGCTGGTGCGACGTGACACGGACCCTGCGGTGCGAGCAGTCGCACCAAAGGTCAAAGCGGACCTTGAAGTCGCCGTGAAGCCCGTCCGCCTACTGATGGCACGTCTCTTAAGGATGAGGGGCGAGCAGGAAAATCTGAATCGGACGCTCCAACAGGATAAGGATAGATATAATAAGCTGGTTTCTGAATTCTTCACCTTGGTTGATCGCGGTAACATCGATCCCAGTCGCTTGGTTCGAGGCCTGCCTCAGATCGAGAAGCCTGTCGAAGACGCCAGGCTGAGTCTTGGGGAGAGCCTGCGTGTCGATCTGCTGCGTCAGGAGATCTCATTGCTGCTGCCGCATGTCAGGCGGCTTGAGGTTTTGCGCGAGCCGATGGACCGTCGGGCAGTGGACGTCGAGCGACTCATCAAGTGGACCCGCGAGCACTTCAAGGAGATCCCGTTGACGATCGACGATGCAGCAGCGGATGCGAAGTGA
- the ahcY gene encoding adenosylhomocysteinase, with translation MSAVNVKDKPATFTDYHVADIKLADWGRREIAIAETEMPGLMAIREEYAAKQPLKGARITGSLHMTIQTAVLIETLKALGAEVRWASCNIFSTQDHAAAAIAAAGIPVFAFKGESLEEYWEYTHKIFEWADGGFSNMILDDGGDATLLLHLGARAEADASVLAKPGSEEERVLFAAIKKRLASQPGWYSERLAAVKGVTEETTTGVHRLYQMHKRGELKFPGINVNDSVTKSKFDNLYGCRESLVDGIKRATDVMIAGKIAVVCGYGDVGKGSAQALRALSAQVWITEIDPICALQAAMEGYRVVTMEYAADKADIFVTTTGNFKVITHDHMKKMKDQAIVCNIGHFDNEIDVAALEDYRWEEIKPQVDHVIFPDGKRIILLAKGRLVNLGCATGHPSYVMSSSFANQTLAQIELWQHNEKYPIGVYVLPKKLDEHVARLQLRKLNVQLTTLTDEQAAYIHVPKEGPYKTDHYRY, from the coding sequence ATGTCCGCCGTTAACGTTAAGGATAAGCCCGCGACCTTCACCGATTACCACGTCGCCGACATCAAGCTGGCCGACTGGGGCCGTCGCGAAATCGCCATCGCCGAGACCGAGATGCCCGGCCTGATGGCCATCCGCGAAGAGTACGCCGCGAAGCAGCCCCTGAAGGGCGCCCGCATCACCGGCTCGCTCCACATGACCATCCAGACGGCCGTGCTGATCGAGACGCTCAAGGCGCTCGGCGCCGAGGTCCGCTGGGCGTCGTGCAACATCTTCTCGACCCAGGACCACGCCGCCGCCGCCATCGCCGCCGCGGGCATCCCGGTCTTCGCCTTCAAGGGCGAGTCGCTGGAAGAGTACTGGGAGTACACCCACAAGATCTTCGAGTGGGCCGACGGCGGCTTCTCGAACATGATCCTCGACGACGGCGGCGACGCCACCCTGCTCCTGCACCTGGGCGCCCGCGCCGAGGCCGACGCCTCGGTGCTCGCCAAGCCGGGGAGCGAGGAAGAGCGCGTCCTCTTCGCCGCCATCAAGAAGCGGCTGGCCTCCCAGCCCGGCTGGTACTCCGAGCGGCTCGCCGCGGTCAAGGGCGTGACCGAGGAGACGACCACCGGCGTCCACCGCCTCTACCAGATGCACAAGCGGGGCGAGCTGAAGTTCCCCGGCATCAACGTCAACGACTCCGTCACCAAGTCGAAGTTCGACAACCTGTACGGCTGCCGCGAGTCGCTGGTCGACGGCATCAAGCGCGCCACCGACGTGATGATCGCCGGCAAGATCGCCGTCGTCTGCGGCTATGGGGACGTCGGCAAGGGCTCCGCCCAGGCCCTCCGCGCCCTCTCCGCCCAGGTCTGGATCACCGAGATCGACCCGATTTGCGCCCTTCAGGCCGCGATGGAAGGCTACCGGGTCGTCACCATGGAGTACGCCGCCGACAAGGCGGACATCTTCGTGACGACCACCGGCAACTTCAAGGTCATCACGCATGACCATATGAAGAAGATGAAGGACCAGGCGATCGTCTGCAACATCGGCCACTTCGACAACGAGATCGACGTCGCCGCCCTGGAAGACTACCGCTGGGAAGAGATCAAGCCGCAGGTCGACCACGTCATCTTCCCGGACGGCAAGCGGATCATCCTGCTGGCCAAGGGCCGCCTGGTGAACCTGGGCTGCGCCACCGGCCACCCCTCGTACGTCATGAGCTCCTCGTTCGCCAACCAGACGCTCGCCCAGATCGAGCTGTGGCAGCACAACGAGAAGTACCCGATCGGCGTCTACGTCCTGCCCAAGAAGCTCGACGAGCACGTCGCCCGGCTGCAGCTCAGGAAGCTCAACGTCCAGCTCACCACGCTGACCGACGAGCAGGCCGCCTACATCCACGTCCCCAAGGAAGGCCCCTACAAGACCGATCACTACCGCTATTGA
- a CDS encoding AGE family epimerase/isomerase — MTVTTPEGRDALLIQYRDALLGDVIPFWLRHGLDREHGGYLTALDHDGTVIDTDKSIWFQGRGAWTFATLYNTVEKSPEWLDAARSGIEFLRRHGESPGGKLYFTVTRDGRPLRMRRYVYSEAFASMANAVYAKATGDEQAAEDAIRYFDAYLDHSFTPGRMPAKVEPETRPTKGVGPLMFSLLTAQELREHLGDVTVRSRTCTEWIDWSIGEIERDFLKPEHEALMEVVGPDGSVLDHFDGRQLNPGHAIECAWFVMHEGKARNDQRLIRLGLTILDWMWKRGWDDEHGGILYFRDLRGLPVQDYWHDMKFWWPHCEAIIATLLAWSLTGDEKYAHWHRQVHDWSFRHFPDPEFGEWYGYLHRDGRQSVRLKGNMWKGPYHLPRMLWYCWTVLKKSPLPACPGRTQ; from the coding sequence GTGACAGTCACGACCCCCGAAGGCCGGGACGCTCTGCTCATCCAGTATCGAGACGCGCTGCTCGGCGACGTGATCCCGTTCTGGCTGAGGCACGGCCTGGATCGCGAACACGGCGGCTACCTCACCGCCCTCGACCACGACGGGACCGTGATCGACACGGACAAGTCGATCTGGTTCCAGGGGCGCGGGGCGTGGACGTTCGCCACGCTTTACAACACCGTTGAGAAGAGCCCGGAGTGGCTCGACGCGGCCCGAAGCGGGATCGAGTTCCTGCGCCGTCATGGAGAGAGCCCAGGCGGCAAGTTGTACTTCACCGTCACCCGTGACGGCCGACCGCTGCGGATGAGGCGGTACGTCTACAGCGAGGCGTTCGCGTCGATGGCGAACGCGGTGTACGCGAAGGCGACGGGCGACGAGCAAGCCGCCGAGGACGCGATCCGCTACTTCGACGCCTACCTCGACCACTCGTTCACGCCGGGCCGGATGCCGGCCAAGGTCGAACCCGAGACCCGCCCCACGAAGGGCGTCGGGCCGCTCATGTTCTCCCTGCTCACGGCGCAAGAACTCCGCGAACACCTGGGGGACGTGACCGTCCGAAGCCGGACCTGCACGGAGTGGATCGACTGGAGCATCGGCGAAATCGAACGGGACTTCCTCAAGCCCGAACACGAAGCCCTGATGGAAGTCGTCGGGCCTGACGGCTCCGTGCTCGACCACTTCGACGGCCGGCAACTCAACCCCGGACACGCCATCGAGTGCGCCTGGTTCGTCATGCACGAAGGCAAAGCGCGGAACGACCAGCGACTCATCCGCCTCGGGCTGACGATCCTCGACTGGATGTGGAAGCGCGGCTGGGATGATGAGCACGGCGGCATCCTCTACTTCCGCGACCTGCGGGGGCTGCCGGTGCAAGACTACTGGCACGACATGAAATTCTGGTGGCCGCACTGCGAGGCGATCATCGCCACCTTGCTCGCCTGGTCACTGACCGGCGACGAGAAATACGCCCACTGGCACCGACAGGTTCACGACTGGAGCTTTCGCCACTTCCCCGACCCGGAGTTCGGCGAATGGTACGGCTACCTCCACCGCGACGGCCGGCAGTCGGTGCGGCTCAAAGGGAACATGTGGAAGGGACCGTACCATCTTCCCAGAATGCTCTGGTACTGCTGGACGGTTCTGAAGAAATCCCCGCTTCCAGCTTGCCCGGGACGGACTCAATGA